One Sphaerisporangium krabiense DNA segment encodes these proteins:
- a CDS encoding sulfurtransferase codes for MSRSAVLVDADWVEANLDTPGVVLVEVDEDASAYDKGHIRGAVKIDWKKDLQDPVRRDFVDREGFQALLSARGIGNDDTVVLYGGNNNWFAAYAYWYFKLYGHENVRLLDGGRKKWELDSRELATDVPARPETQYAAKDQDPALRAHRDDVVAAIGKLNLVDVRSPDEFTGKLLAPAHLPQEAAQRAGHIPTARNIPWSKAANDDGTFKSDEELRTLYTEAGVDFGKDTIAYCRIGERSAHTWFVLHEILGQANVKNYDGSWTEYGSLVGVPIELGEAR; via the coding sequence ATGAGCCGCTCCGCCGTACTGGTGGACGCCGACTGGGTCGAGGCCAACCTCGACACCCCTGGCGTCGTGCTCGTCGAAGTCGACGAGGACGCCAGCGCCTATGACAAGGGCCACATCCGTGGCGCCGTCAAGATCGACTGGAAGAAAGACCTGCAGGACCCGGTCCGCCGTGACTTCGTGGACCGTGAGGGCTTCCAGGCCCTCCTCTCGGCTCGGGGCATCGGCAACGACGACACCGTGGTCCTCTACGGTGGCAACAACAACTGGTTCGCCGCGTACGCGTACTGGTACTTCAAGCTCTACGGTCACGAGAACGTCCGCCTGCTCGACGGCGGCCGCAAGAAGTGGGAGCTCGACTCCCGCGAGCTGGCCACCGACGTGCCCGCGCGTCCCGAGACGCAGTACGCCGCCAAGGACCAGGACCCGGCGCTGCGCGCGCACCGCGACGACGTCGTCGCCGCGATCGGCAAGCTGAACCTCGTGGACGTCCGCTCGCCCGACGAGTTCACCGGCAAGCTCCTGGCCCCGGCCCACCTCCCGCAGGAGGCCGCGCAGCGTGCCGGGCACATCCCGACCGCGCGCAACATCCCGTGGTCCAAGGCCGCCAACGACGATGGCACCTTCAAGTCCGACGAGGAGCTGCGCACCCTCTACACCGAGGCCGGCGTCGACTTCGGCAAGGACACCATCGCCTACTGCCGCATCGGCGAGCGTTCCGCCCACACCTGGTTCGTCCTGCACGAGATCCTCGGCCAGGCGAACGTCAAGAACTACGACGGTTCATGGACCGAATACGGCTCGCTCGTGGGCGTGCCGATCGAGCTCGGGGAGGCCCGATGA
- a CDS encoding DUF4395 domain-containing protein: protein MQVDPRSTRFAAAVTTLILALVLVTGNLWLLLAQSVVFALGLAGASPYGLLFRRLVRPKLGPPVHMEDAAPPRFAQGVGLVFALAGVAGLAAQITPLALGATAAALLAAFLNAAFGFCLGCETYLIIRRLMPAATP from the coding sequence ATGCAGGTTGATCCACGAAGTACGCGGTTCGCCGCGGCCGTCACAACGCTCATCCTGGCGCTGGTCCTGGTCACCGGCAACCTCTGGCTCCTACTGGCCCAGAGCGTCGTCTTCGCCCTAGGACTCGCCGGCGCCTCGCCGTACGGGTTGCTCTTCAGACGGTTGGTGCGGCCGAAGCTCGGCCCCCCGGTCCACATGGAGGACGCCGCCCCGCCCCGCTTCGCGCAGGGTGTGGGCCTGGTGTTCGCCCTGGCCGGTGTGGCCGGACTCGCCGCACAGATCACACCGCTCGCGCTCGGCGCGACCGCCGCGGCCCTGCTGGCCGCCTTCCTGAACGCCGCCTTCGGCTTCTGCCTCGGCTGCGAAACGTACTTGATCATCCGCCGTCTAATGCCCGCCGCAACCCCATAA
- a CDS encoding putative leader peptide, which produces MTPSTELLTKRRAVDFCRVATALCRMA; this is translated from the coding sequence ATGACACCCTCGACAGAGCTGCTGACGAAGCGGCGCGCGGTCGATTTCTGCCGCGTCGCGACCGCGCTCTGTCGTATGGCCTGA
- a CDS encoding TlpA family protein disulfide reductase → MTGLVVLCATLAAGLVTGVVMKARGGRVRQARSDMDVMGAADIGHELGDRATLVQFSTAFCQPCRATRRVLSEVSGMVDGVRHVEIDAESRLDLVRRFDVLRTPTVLVLDREGRVVKRASGQPRKVDVIAALGFVTSHETDGT, encoded by the coding sequence ATGACAGGACTGGTGGTGCTGTGCGCCACGCTCGCCGCGGGCCTGGTCACCGGGGTGGTGATGAAGGCCCGCGGCGGGCGCGTGCGCCAGGCGAGGAGCGACATGGACGTCATGGGGGCGGCCGACATCGGGCACGAGCTCGGCGACCGCGCGACGCTCGTCCAGTTCTCCACGGCCTTCTGCCAGCCCTGCCGGGCGACCCGCCGCGTCCTGTCGGAGGTCTCCGGCATGGTCGACGGCGTCCGGCACGTCGAGATCGACGCCGAGTCCCGGCTCGACCTGGTCCGGCGCTTCGACGTCCTGCGCACTCCGACGGTGCTCGTCCTCGACCGTGAGGGGCGCGTTGTCAAAAGGGCGTCCGGCCAGCCGCGCAAGGTTGACGTGATCGCCGCGCTGGGTTTCGTGACATCTCATGAAACGGACGGGACGTGA
- a CDS encoding anti-sigma factor family protein: MSGSCEDVRMSLGAYTVGALEADEAARVEAHLATCPECQAEFEELNDLTALLGRVSEGDIEQVASPPRAVLDRLVAASARRHRVNRILMSAAAAAGVVVVGGAAWLALGDDHGTTATAARPAASSPTTGQGFAPERGQDAPGAAGESAPASDAPLMATETPLVLKGDRKGIRAEVTLVPGGAGTTVHITITGVPKGTPCRVVAVGPDGVESPAGSWTVDESEYRMKKPANFTGHTDLTMDRIRAFEFRTSDGELLVSVSRS; encoded by the coding sequence ATGAGCGGTAGCTGTGAGGATGTTCGGATGTCCCTGGGGGCCTACACGGTGGGGGCGCTTGAGGCGGACGAGGCCGCCCGCGTCGAGGCGCATTTGGCGACATGTCCGGAATGTCAGGCGGAGTTCGAGGAGCTCAACGACCTCACCGCCCTGCTCGGGCGCGTCTCGGAGGGAGACATCGAGCAGGTCGCCAGCCCTCCCCGGGCCGTGCTCGACCGGCTGGTCGCCGCCTCCGCCCGGCGCCACCGGGTCAACAGGATCCTGATGTCCGCCGCGGCCGCCGCCGGCGTCGTCGTGGTCGGCGGCGCGGCGTGGCTGGCCCTGGGCGACGACCACGGGACCACCGCCACCGCGGCGCGCCCCGCCGCGTCCAGCCCCACGACCGGGCAGGGCTTCGCCCCCGAGCGCGGCCAGGACGCGCCCGGCGCGGCCGGGGAGTCGGCGCCCGCCTCCGACGCCCCGTTGATGGCCACGGAGACGCCCTTGGTGCTCAAGGGCGACAGGAAGGGCATCCGCGCCGAGGTCACGCTGGTCCCCGGCGGCGCGGGCACCACCGTCCACATCACCATCACCGGCGTTCCCAAGGGCACCCCCTGCCGCGTGGTCGCGGTCGGGCCGGACGGCGTCGAGTCCCCGGCCGGGAGCTGGACCGTCGACGAATCCGAGTACCGCATGAAGAAGCCGGCCAACTTCACCGGGCACACCGACCTGACCATGGACCGCATCCGCGCCTTCGAGTTCCGCACCTCCGACGGCGAACTGCTGGTGTCGGTGTCCAGGAGTTAG
- a CDS encoding sigma-70 family RNA polymerase sigma factor produces MSPAGTADEQLIRSLFDEHAGSLYGYVLRLTGDPGKAEDVVQETLLRAWKHPDVLADRPIRAWLFTVARNLVVDHHRARRSRPQETTDEALAVLPADDELERAVESWGVADAIAALRPEHREVLLETYYRGRSVKETAEVLGIPPGTVKSRTYYALRALKLALEERGLAP; encoded by the coding sequence GTGAGCCCCGCCGGAACCGCCGACGAGCAACTGATCCGCAGCCTTTTCGACGAGCACGCGGGGTCACTTTACGGTTACGTGTTGCGGTTGACGGGCGACCCGGGCAAGGCGGAGGACGTGGTGCAGGAGACGCTGTTGCGGGCGTGGAAGCATCCTGACGTCCTGGCCGACCGCCCGATCCGGGCGTGGCTGTTCACGGTGGCCCGCAATCTCGTCGTGGACCACCACCGCGCCCGCCGCTCCCGGCCGCAGGAGACCACCGACGAGGCTCTGGCCGTGCTGCCCGCCGATGACGAGCTGGAGCGCGCGGTGGAGTCGTGGGGGGTCGCCGACGCCATCGCCGCCCTGCGTCCCGAGCACCGCGAGGTGCTGCTGGAGACCTACTACCGGGGGCGGTCGGTCAAGGAGACCGCCGAGGTGCTGGGCATCCCGCCCGGCACGGTGAAGTCGCGCACGTACTACGCGCTTCGCGCGCTGAAGCTGGCGCTGGAGGAGCGGGGTCTCGCGCCATGA
- a CDS encoding LmeA family phospholipid-binding protein: MRKFVVFLILLGVLLAVLDRVAVAGVEREVARQVAAKYDLSPAPTVEVEGIPFLTQAVSGRYEEIKVHMGRMTTPDGAELSGIDAVLYGVRAPLMDLIQDSATADIRADKVTGTIVISKKTLDARVPQGLRLSGDGDDALNVTGTVSVAGISMPVNARMKIEVVTGGIRLTPSDVNGIKIPDATRALGFTVPVKNLPLNLKIQSVRTTPEGLAVEALARDVPLRG; encoded by the coding sequence ATGCGCAAGTTCGTCGTGTTCCTCATCCTGCTCGGCGTCCTCCTGGCCGTGCTGGACCGTGTCGCGGTCGCCGGCGTCGAGCGGGAGGTCGCCCGTCAGGTCGCCGCCAAGTACGATCTGTCGCCCGCGCCCACGGTCGAGGTCGAGGGCATCCCCTTCCTCACCCAGGCCGTCTCCGGGCGGTACGAAGAGATCAAGGTGCACATGGGGCGGATGACCACTCCCGACGGCGCGGAGCTGTCCGGCATCGACGCCGTCCTGTACGGGGTGCGCGCCCCGCTCATGGACCTGATCCAGGACTCCGCCACGGCCGACATCCGGGCCGACAAGGTCACCGGCACGATCGTGATCTCCAAGAAGACCCTGGACGCGCGGGTGCCGCAGGGCCTGCGCCTGTCGGGCGACGGCGACGACGCGCTCAACGTCACCGGCACCGTCTCGGTCGCGGGCATCTCCATGCCGGTCAACGCCCGGATGAAGATCGAAGTGGTCACCGGCGGTATCCGGCTCACGCCGTCCGACGTCAACGGCATCAAGATCCCCGACGCCACGCGGGCGCTCGGGTTCACGGTGCCGGTCAAGAACCTGCCGCTCAACCTGAAGATCCAGAGCGTGCGCACCACGCCGGAAGGGCTGGCGGTGGAGGCCCTGGCGCGGGACGTGCCCCTGCGTGGCTGA
- a CDS encoding MoaD/ThiS family protein produces MARGTVRFWAAARAAAGVAEEPFEADNLDDLVAEITRRHGGSDLPRVLGRSSFLVDGRPAGTRDRRAVELPEGATVEVLPPFAGG; encoded by the coding sequence ATGGCGAGGGGTACGGTCCGCTTCTGGGCCGCGGCCAGGGCGGCGGCCGGCGTGGCGGAGGAGCCGTTCGAGGCGGACAACCTCGACGATCTCGTGGCGGAGATCACGAGGAGACATGGAGGGTCCGACCTGCCGAGGGTGCTGGGGCGGTCGTCGTTCCTGGTGGACGGGCGGCCGGCGGGCACCCGGGACCGGCGCGCGGTCGAGCTGCCCGAGGGCGCGACGGTGGAGGTGTTGCCGCCCTTCGCCGGGGGGTGA
- a CDS encoding winged helix-turn-helix transcriptional regulator, which produces MSNLLLLTNALEPSTEILPALGLLLHSVRVAPAEASALIDAPPADAVLVDARRELAHAKSLCRLLRTTGVHCPLMVIVTEGGLAAMTAEWGADDVLLDTAGPAEVEARLRLAVGRLSIAAAEEVPDEIRSGDLSIDEATYTARLRNRALDLTFKEFELLKYLAQHPGRVFTRAQLLQEVWGYDYFGGTRTVDVHVRRLRAKLGAEYESLIGTVRNVGYRFVPDRGGDQSDDREAAPVVH; this is translated from the coding sequence GTGAGTAACCTGCTCCTGCTCACCAACGCCCTGGAACCGTCGACGGAGATCCTGCCCGCCCTCGGGCTCCTGCTGCACTCCGTGCGCGTCGCCCCCGCCGAGGCGTCCGCGCTCATCGACGCCCCGCCCGCCGACGCCGTGCTGGTGGACGCGCGCCGGGAGCTCGCCCACGCCAAGAGCCTCTGCCGCCTCCTGCGCACCACCGGCGTCCACTGCCCGTTGATGGTCATCGTGACCGAGGGCGGGCTGGCCGCGATGACCGCCGAGTGGGGGGCCGACGACGTCCTCCTCGACACGGCGGGGCCCGCGGAGGTCGAGGCCCGGCTCAGGCTGGCCGTCGGCAGGCTCTCGATCGCCGCCGCCGAGGAGGTGCCCGACGAGATCCGCAGCGGCGACCTGTCGATCGACGAGGCCACCTACACCGCGCGGCTGCGCAACCGCGCCCTTGACCTGACCTTCAAGGAGTTCGAGCTGCTCAAGTACCTCGCGCAGCACCCCGGCCGCGTCTTCACGCGCGCCCAGCTCCTGCAGGAGGTCTGGGGCTACGACTACTTCGGCGGCACCCGCACGGTCGACGTCCACGTCCGGCGGCTGCGCGCCAAGCTCGGCGCCGAGTACGAGTCCCTGATCGGCACCGTGCGCAACGTGGGCTACCGCTTCGTCCCCGACCGCGGCGGCGACCAGAGCGACGACCGCGAGGCCGCGCCCGTCGTCCACTGA
- a CDS encoding bifunctional metallophosphatase/5'-nucleotidase has protein sequence MSALTLMRIGLAAVVAVTGVAMAAAPATAHPKPPKLPKTVPVRLVSVNDFHGNLEPPTGSGGAIVNESGVSVPAGGAAYLATHLKSLGAENDDTVVVGAGDLIGATPLISAAYHDEPTVDLLGRLGLDVSSVGNHEFDEGIDELRRIQDGGCHPVDGCSPAGRWRGAKYEYLAANVLKEKNDRYVLPPVAVKKVGGVKVGFIGLVTQTTPTIVTASGIAGLKFAEEVESGNRAARLLRQAGVNAIVALVHEGDQITPNQSPDACPVTPGAGSRIAQGLSADVDLVIMGHSHQAYVCKTKDPAGQDRYYTQGSSFGRVLTTVDFQVDKKTGEVVRSSVTPDNHVVTRDVTPDAATAALVQTWKDRVATVANKPVGKITADLGRAGGQTGETPLGDVIADAQLEAAKTGGGAEIALMNPGGVRADLTYAQSGSEGDGVVTYGEAFTVQPFNNLMQVVTLTGARLDALLEQQWQNGGAITRVLQPSASLTYTMNLSQPIGSRVSNIKINGTAVTDAQAIRVAANNFLVGGGDGFSVFKEGTNLWSGPLDIDALVAYLGAHSPVAPPATARITLAS, from the coding sequence ATGAGTGCACTTACCCTCATGCGCATCGGCCTGGCCGCCGTCGTGGCCGTGACCGGTGTCGCCATGGCCGCCGCCCCCGCGACGGCGCACCCCAAGCCGCCCAAATTACCCAAGACGGTTCCCGTCCGGCTGGTCTCCGTCAACGACTTCCACGGCAACCTGGAGCCCCCGACCGGGTCCGGCGGCGCGATCGTGAACGAGAGCGGCGTCTCGGTCCCCGCGGGCGGCGCGGCGTACCTGGCGACGCACCTGAAGTCGCTGGGCGCCGAGAACGACGACACCGTGGTCGTGGGCGCGGGCGACCTGATCGGCGCCACGCCGCTGATCTCGGCCGCCTACCACGACGAGCCCACCGTGGACCTGCTCGGCAGGCTCGGGCTCGACGTCTCCTCGGTGGGCAACCACGAGTTCGACGAGGGCATCGACGAGCTCAGGCGCATTCAGGACGGCGGCTGCCACCCGGTCGACGGCTGCTCTCCCGCGGGCAGGTGGCGGGGTGCGAAATACGAATACCTGGCGGCGAACGTCCTGAAGGAGAAGAACGACCGGTACGTGCTTCCGCCCGTGGCCGTCAAAAAGGTCGGCGGCGTCAAAGTCGGCTTCATCGGCCTGGTCACGCAGACCACGCCGACGATCGTCACCGCCTCGGGCATCGCGGGCCTGAAGTTCGCCGAGGAGGTCGAGTCGGGCAACCGCGCGGCCAGGCTGCTGCGCCAGGCGGGCGTGAACGCCATCGTGGCGCTGGTCCACGAGGGGGACCAGATCACCCCGAACCAGAGCCCGGACGCCTGCCCGGTCACCCCCGGCGCGGGCTCCCGCATCGCCCAGGGCCTCAGCGCGGACGTCGACCTGGTGATCATGGGGCACTCGCACCAGGCGTACGTCTGCAAGACCAAGGACCCCGCCGGGCAGGACCGCTACTACACCCAGGGCTCGTCGTTCGGCCGCGTGCTGACCACGGTGGACTTCCAGGTGGACAAGAAGACGGGCGAGGTCGTCCGCTCCTCGGTCACGCCGGACAACCACGTCGTCACCCGGGACGTGACCCCGGACGCCGCCACCGCGGCGCTCGTGCAGACCTGGAAGGACCGGGTCGCGACCGTGGCGAACAAGCCGGTCGGCAAGATCACCGCAGACCTCGGCAGGGCCGGCGGCCAGACGGGCGAGACGCCGCTCGGCGACGTGATCGCCGACGCCCAGCTGGAGGCCGCCAAGACGGGCGGCGGCGCGGAGATCGCGCTGATGAACCCGGGCGGCGTGCGCGCCGACCTGACCTACGCGCAGAGCGGGTCGGAGGGCGACGGCGTCGTGACCTACGGCGAGGCGTTCACCGTGCAGCCGTTCAACAACCTCATGCAGGTCGTCACGCTCACCGGCGCCCGGCTCGACGCGCTGCTGGAGCAGCAGTGGCAGAACGGCGGTGCGATCACGCGCGTCCTGCAGCCGTCCGCGTCGCTGACCTACACGATGAACCTGTCGCAGCCGATCGGCTCGCGGGTGTCGAACATCAAGATCAACGGCACCGCGGTGACGGACGCGCAGGCGATCCGCGTCGCGGCCAACAACTTCCTCGTCGGCGGCGGCGACGGCTTCTCGGTCTTCAAGGAGGGCACGAACCTCTGGAGCGGCCCGCTGGACATCGACGCGCTGGTCGCCTACCTGGGCGCCCACTCGCCGGTGGCCCCGCCCGCCACCGCGCGCATCACGCTCGCGAGCTGA
- the mshD gene encoding mycothiol synthase — translation MTTRVEILERLDDRAARDATALADAAAEADGARPLSEHVMLQLRYGVAPGGRALLVHDDGALAGFACLDPAGSEDRGGELVVHPARRGRGLGRLLLEATLAEAGGPLRLWAHGDHPAAARLAAALGFARVRSLWQMRRPLADPLPPAVLPEGVALRAFRPGADEDAWLAVNARAFAHHPEQGAWTGEDLALREREPWFDPAGFFLAVRGDRLAGFHWTKVHDAEPGTGDAAIGEVYVVGIDPAEQGGGLGKALTVAGLEHLRARGLSHVMLYVDEDNPSAVRLYESLGFTRWAVDVMYRHPA, via the coding sequence ATGACGACGCGCGTGGAAATCCTGGAGCGACTGGACGACCGGGCGGCACGGGACGCGACCGCCCTCGCCGACGCCGCCGCCGAGGCGGACGGGGCGCGGCCGCTCAGCGAACACGTCATGCTCCAGCTCCGGTACGGCGTCGCCCCGGGCGGCCGGGCGCTGCTCGTCCACGACGACGGCGCCCTCGCGGGCTTCGCCTGCCTCGACCCGGCCGGCTCAGAAGACCGGGGCGGCGAGCTGGTCGTCCACCCGGCCCGCCGCGGGCGCGGCCTCGGCCGGCTGCTGCTGGAGGCCACGCTCGCCGAGGCCGGCGGCCCGCTGCGCCTGTGGGCGCACGGCGACCATCCGGCGGCGGCGCGGCTGGCCGCGGCCCTGGGGTTCGCGCGGGTCCGCTCGCTCTGGCAGATGCGCCGCCCGCTCGCCGACCCGCTCCCCCCGGCCGTCCTCCCCGAGGGCGTCGCGCTGCGCGCGTTCCGGCCGGGCGCCGACGAGGACGCCTGGCTCGCCGTCAACGCCCGCGCGTTCGCCCACCACCCCGAGCAGGGCGCCTGGACCGGCGAGGACCTCGCGCTGCGCGAGCGCGAGCCGTGGTTCGACCCGGCGGGCTTCTTCCTCGCCGTGCGCGGCGACCGCCTGGCCGGCTTCCACTGGACCAAGGTCCACGACGCCGAGCCCGGCACCGGCGACGCGGCGATCGGCGAGGTGTACGTCGTCGGGATCGACCCCGCCGAGCAGGGCGGGGGCCTCGGCAAGGCCCTCACCGTGGCGGGCCTGGAACACCTGCGCGCCCGAGGGCTCTCCCACGTCATGCTGTACGTCGACGAGGACAACCCCTCGGCCGTCCGCCTGTACGAGTCCCTCGGCTTCACCCGCTGGGCCGTCGACGTGATGTACCGCCACCCCGCCTGA